One stretch of Bombina bombina isolate aBomBom1 chromosome 7, aBomBom1.pri, whole genome shotgun sequence DNA includes these proteins:
- the LOC128635644 gene encoding gastrula zinc finger protein XlCGF17.1-like, protein MDEKLITHEEGINVELSVNKHEDSRSECSDNVEKFSQSDEESEKNRRIVPLCNYNCCEVDENLNRDSGHLCCRKKHYYCFECKKCFQSNLELSKHEVLHSGEKAFECGDCGKSFYNISLLARHEKCHTGEKPFECCECGECFSRKGNLFRHQKSHLGLKPFECYECGKHFVREETLVRHKKMHTGENTFICSDCGKFFVSNSHLVRHQKCHTGEKPFPCSECGKRFLDHSHLVVHQRIHTGEKPFACSDCRKSFVSKTELVRHQTCHTGEKPFSCSECGKRFGRKGNLDTHMKFHTGEKTFTCPVCGKCLVSKSDFITHQRVHTGERPFECFECGKRFNQKSNLVTHQRVHTGEKPYACSICGKCYRQSSNLTTHLRLHKEEKTVASG, encoded by the coding sequence ATGGATGAAAAGCTAATCACACATGAAGAAGGAATTAACGTAGAGTTATCTGTGAATAAACATGAGGACAGTCGTTCAGAATGCTCAGATAATGTTGAGAAATTTAGCCAAAGCGATGAAGAATCTGAGAAAAATAGAAGGATTGTTCCTTTATGTAATTACAATTGCTGTGAAGTTGATGAAAACCTAAATAGGGATTCAGGACACCTATGTTGTAGAAAGAAACATTACTATTGCTTTGAATGCAAGAAATGCTTTCAATCAAATCTGGAGCTGTCCAAACATGAGGTCCTTCATTCAGGTGAAAAAGCCTTTGAATGTGGGGACTGTGGTAAAAGTTTTTACAATATATCTCTTTTAGCGAGACATGAAAAGTGCCACACTGGAGAGAAACCATTTGAATGTTGTGAATGTGGAGAATGTTTTAGTCGAAAGGGAAATCTTTTTAGACATCAGAAAAGTCACTTGGGATTAAAGCCGTTCGAATGTTATGAGTGTGGTAAACATTTTGTCCGAGAAGAAACACTTGTTAGACACAAGAAAATGCACACAGgagaaaatacatttatttgttcAGACTGTGGGAAGTTTTTTGTCAGTAACTCACATCTTGTAAGGCATCAGAAAtgtcacacaggggagaaaccgtTTCCATGTTCAGAATGTGGGAAAAGGTTTCTTGACCACTCACATCTTGTTGTACATCAGagaattcacacaggggaaaaaccaTTTGCTTGTTCTGATTGTAGgaagagttttgtcagtaaaaccGAGCTAGTTAGACATCAGACATGTCACACTGGGGAaaaaccattttcatgttctgaatgtggaaagcgTTTTGGGAGGAAGGGCAATCTTGATACACACATGAAATTTCACACAGGGGAAAAAACATTTACTTGCCCTGTATGTGGGAAATGTTTAGTCAGTAAATCAGATTTTATTACTCACCAGCGAGTTCACACAGGAGAAAGACCTTTTGAATGTTTTGAATGTGGGAAACGTTTCAACCAGAAATCAAATCTTGTTACACATCAGAGAGTTCATACTGGTGAAAAACCATATGCATGCTCAATATGTGGAAAATGTTATAGACAGAGTTCAAATCTTACTACACATTTGAgacttcacaaagaagaaaaaacTGTTGCTTCTGGTTGA